The Arachis duranensis cultivar V14167 chromosome 2, aradu.V14167.gnm2.J7QH, whole genome shotgun sequence genome has a window encoding:
- the LOC107474965 gene encoding uncharacterized protein LOC107474965 has protein sequence MASKEDQTFTLRLLVDREKNRVVVAEATRDFVDTFFSFLTIPLGTIIRLVSENNHHDQQPELGCINNLYRSVENSSDEVFWNPICKQMLLRPRNPHESLCKKLKLNVDDTEPTRCFMCSIKCKSDNYFLLSTFAGASCPSCGKLMDRELKLLEDSGEVGVFLKGEAMYMVFDDLKVLQNFPGNLMKELVKLGYTDFKNLSEMTKVVSLKGMLELMKRALTSNSPLSDVFLAREESKPLYTFSPKVGGKPTQIKRIKIFARKSLKKIVYAEAEEDFVDFLFSFLTTPIGSTMKLLDGNASLGCINNLYKSVKNVSSLWFMGNSNDLLLDPQVAPRFGLRTGLQLFSEQQDPIYYYGSNDAISRNPSLVKDACYMKLFEPRFSDGFKLGFVKRPSLFVVWDDLHVTPMANASSISLLQNINAPLDDLEEHVISIGKAEAINLLGASLTSKAALTEGLFSTS, from the exons ATGGCTTCCAAGGAAGACCAAACGTTCACCTTGAGACTTTTGGTAGACAGAGAGAAAAATCGTGTAGTTGTGGCTGAAGCAACCAGAGACTTCGTGGACACATTTTTCAGCTTCCTCACTATTCCACTCGGAACTATCATTCGACTCGTTTCGGAAAACAACCACCATGATCAACAACCAGAGCTTGGCTGCATCAACAATCTGTACCGTAGCGTGGAGAATTCAAGTGACGAGGTTTTCTGGAACCCGATTTGCAAGCAAATGCTGCTTCGACCGCGAAACCCTCACGAAAGCCTTTGCAAGAAACTGAAGCTGAATGTGGATGACACTGAGCCTACAAGGTGCTTCATGTGCAGTATCAAATGTAAGAGTGATAATTATTTCTTGTTAAGTACTTTTGCAGGTGCTAGTTGCCCTTCGTGTGGGAAACTGATGGACAGAGAATTGAAGCTTCTGGAAGATTCTGGTGAAGTTGGTGTTTTTCTTAAAGGGGAAGCCATGTACATGGTTTTTGATGATTTAAAAGTGCTCCAAAATTTTCCTGGAAACTTGATGAAGGAACTTGTCAAGCTTGGCTACACGGATTTTAAAAATCTCAGCGAGATGACCAAAGTTGTTAGCCTCAAGGGG atgTTGGAGTTAATGAAGCGAGCATTAACCTCCAATTCTCCCCTCAGTGATGTGTTCTTGGCAAGAGAAGAATCTAAGCCTCTGTACACCTTCTCACCAAAAGTTGGTGGAAAGCCCACACAAATTAAGAGGATTAAGATATTTGCGAGAAAATCATTGAAAAAAATAGTGTATGCTGAAGCTGAGGAGGATTTTGTTGATTTTCTATTCAGCTTCCTCACAACACCAATTGGATCCACTATGAAGCTTTTGGATGGAAATGCTTCTCTGGGATGCATCAACAACTTGTACAAAAGTGTGAAGAACGTCAGTAGCTTATGGTTCATGGGAAATTCAAATGATCTCTTGCTTGATCCGCAAGTGGCACCAAGATTCGGTTTAAGGACTGGGCTACAACTGTTTTCTGAGCAACAGGATCCTATTTACTATTATGGCAGCAATGATGCGATCTCAAGGAACCCTAGTCTAGTAAAAGATGCTTGTTACATGAAGCTATTCGAGCCGAGATTCTCTGATGGCTTTAAACTCGGATTTGTGAAGAGGCCATCACTGTTTGTTGTGTGGGATGATCTGCATGTGACACCAATGGCTAATGCTTCCAGCATTtcattgttacaaaatataaatgctCCATTGGATGATTTGGAGGAACATGTGATCAGCATTGGGAAGGCAGAG GCAATAAACCTGTTAGGGGCTTCTTTGACATCCAAAGCTGCTTTGACAGAAGGTCTATTCTCTACTTCCTGA